A window of the Dyadobacter pollutisoli genome harbors these coding sequences:
- a CDS encoding RagB/SusD family nutrient uptake outer membrane protein gives MKILLKYTLIATVLLVIASCKDDFVNVDNPLAISTSSYPTTVTDLEQLLAGVYATQHAGGIFGRAMGPYSTHLWDHTTDLSWQGSPNWIQMGQNNALPSDNFLVQIWPDLWRGVQRSNTLLAGIERVSATASEADKANIQLIKGQALFLRAWYYSYLVSFWGESFIVNGAGGEKMGVPIITTAAADLTETQVSRSTVKECWDFIISDLKSAETLLTGKTWTSATDKHKVGQWAVKGFLGKVYVYTEDWANAKTYLSNVIKESGKSLVSFETYKTMFNGQNEFNSESLYELNMNVDMTYAGANDLSMGSMMATLAGPSYVGATGTPIASAWSNVFPHSKNIARFGFNLGHYFPAGTTTANISNVDQSYVTKSITARATKTVDPRLWVACLQPYVDSMVVAGAKKPISHFLDITELDMEAWSFRKYINLAGTELEINRANGSNILWLRLADIYLLYAETLTHTGDNPTALEYINKVKRRAYNLPVDAPSAVDYKSLTDVTKAPDNVLKNDPLKYERWAEFFGEFNWWFDVCRWKIGDKEAAYYQKIRGGTIQWDATDYAQPIPINEINANTNMRQNPGY, from the coding sequence ATGAAAATATTATTAAAATATACGCTCATTGCCACTGTATTACTGGTCATAGCTTCCTGCAAAGACGATTTTGTGAATGTTGACAACCCGCTTGCTATCTCTACCAGCAGCTATCCAACCACCGTCACTGACCTGGAACAACTGCTCGCCGGGGTGTATGCAACGCAACATGCAGGGGGAATTTTCGGCCGCGCGATGGGACCGTACAGCACCCACCTTTGGGACCATACCACCGATCTCAGCTGGCAAGGTTCACCCAACTGGATCCAGATGGGACAAAACAATGCGTTGCCGAGCGATAACTTTCTGGTGCAGATTTGGCCGGACCTGTGGCGCGGTGTTCAGCGGAGCAACACTTTGCTTGCGGGAATCGAACGTGTGAGTGCAACTGCCTCAGAGGCGGATAAGGCTAATATTCAGCTGATTAAAGGTCAGGCATTGTTTCTGAGGGCCTGGTACTATTCCTATCTGGTGAGTTTCTGGGGTGAAAGTTTTATCGTGAATGGCGCAGGCGGTGAGAAAATGGGTGTGCCCATTATCACGACCGCTGCTGCTGACCTGACCGAAACGCAGGTAAGCCGCTCGACCGTGAAAGAATGCTGGGACTTTATCATCAGCGACCTTAAATCCGCCGAAACATTGCTGACCGGAAAAACATGGACTAGCGCTACCGACAAACATAAAGTAGGTCAGTGGGCTGTAAAAGGGTTTTTGGGTAAAGTATATGTGTACACTGAGGACTGGGCGAATGCGAAAACGTATCTGAGCAATGTCATTAAGGAGAGCGGAAAGTCACTGGTGTCTTTTGAAACCTATAAAACCATGTTCAATGGTCAGAATGAATTCAATTCCGAGTCATTGTATGAGCTGAACATGAATGTGGACATGACCTACGCCGGCGCCAATGACCTATCGATGGGTTCTATGATGGCGACATTAGCGGGGCCTTCCTATGTGGGAGCAACCGGTACGCCCATTGCATCCGCGTGGTCCAATGTGTTTCCGCATTCCAAAAACATTGCGCGTTTTGGTTTCAATCTTGGCCATTACTTTCCTGCCGGAACTACTACCGCCAATATTTCGAATGTAGACCAGTCGTATGTTACCAAATCCATCACCGCCCGGGCGACCAAAACCGTAGACCCGAGGTTATGGGTGGCTTGTCTCCAACCATATGTGGATTCAATGGTGGTGGCCGGTGCGAAAAAGCCGATCTCACATTTTCTGGACATTACTGAGCTGGATATGGAGGCGTGGAGTTTCAGAAAGTATATCAATCTGGCGGGTACCGAGCTGGAAATAAACCGGGCCAACGGTTCCAACATTCTCTGGCTCCGCCTGGCGGATATTTACCTGCTTTATGCTGAAACGCTGACGCATACCGGCGACAATCCGACGGCTTTGGAATACATTAATAAAGTGAAACGCCGCGCGTATAACTTGCCGGTAGACGCACCGTCGGCTGTGGATTACAAGAGCCTGACGGACGTTACCAAAGCACCCGATAATGTATTGAAAAACGATCCGCTGAAATACGAACGCTGGGCTGAGTTCTTTGGGGAATTTAACTGGTGGTTTGATGTATGCCGGTGGAAAATCGGGGATAAGGAGGCAGCTTACTATCAGAAGATCAGGGGCGGGACGATCCAGTGGGATGCCACGGACTACGCGCAGCCGATACCGATCAATGAGATCAATGCGAATACCAATATGAGACAAAATCCCGGTTATTGA
- a CDS encoding TlpA family protein disulfide reductase, with protein MSHYLKSTLVILISLFALSCHDKKDTQKVKISVKLLNGKGAKVDLITNNFLSLDTIMLASTTADTAGKALIEVALDRPIFANIQSNDEYIHMLLSPGDVIDIEPDTSKKLGKLRLVGDGAAAQQHLEKTRDLQQKYEKVNGKHSIETDLNEFISRRDALRKGYDSLLADFAKDPTVSKPTLQLMATKNQMAQYFFHQNYISAKYDFNFNNPEIPATLKTVIKDLPDDSLAMASNMYEYSSILNYYLLADIFREVGDVAEKLENDSLGDKWATIANNVIKNRKFSPRLDAHFRAANLNYYVNMEGIYPELLALRNDFNRDCKVPVYKKAIDKSFAKWEAIGPGKPAPDFTGLTSDGKKVSLSSLKGKVVYVDVWATWCVPCREEFPDSKKLVKQFEGNDQVVFLYVSVDRNVNAWKKLLKDSSIPAGTHINEQTDQPGSLWEKYHLWGIPRYILINSDGTMLETHAPRPSSGKAADRIKSYLKPA; from the coding sequence ATGTCTCATTATTTGAAGAGTACCCTCGTCATTCTAATCAGCCTTTTTGCGCTCTCCTGCCACGACAAGAAGGACACCCAAAAAGTCAAGATCTCCGTGAAGCTTCTCAACGGAAAAGGGGCAAAAGTGGATCTGATCACTAATAACTTCCTCAGCCTTGACACGATTATGCTCGCTTCTACCACCGCGGATACTGCTGGCAAAGCATTGATTGAAGTGGCTCTCGATAGGCCCATATTTGCCAATATTCAAAGCAATGACGAGTACATTCACATGCTACTGAGCCCCGGAGATGTGATTGATATTGAACCTGATACCAGTAAAAAGTTAGGAAAATTGAGGTTGGTAGGTGATGGTGCAGCTGCACAGCAACACCTGGAAAAAACCAGGGATCTTCAACAAAAATATGAGAAGGTTAACGGGAAACATTCCATTGAGACTGATCTGAATGAATTTATAAGTCGCCGCGACGCATTGCGCAAAGGGTACGATTCTCTTCTTGCTGATTTTGCCAAAGACCCGACAGTTAGCAAGCCTACCTTACAATTGATGGCTACCAAAAATCAAATGGCCCAGTACTTTTTCCACCAAAATTACATTAGCGCGAAATATGATTTCAATTTCAACAATCCTGAAATCCCTGCCACGCTTAAAACGGTGATTAAGGATTTGCCTGATGACTCGCTGGCCATGGCTTCCAATATGTATGAGTATAGCAGCATTTTAAACTATTATCTGCTGGCCGATATTTTCCGTGAGGTTGGAGACGTGGCCGAAAAACTGGAAAACGACTCATTGGGCGATAAATGGGCCACCATTGCAAACAATGTCATTAAAAATCGAAAATTCTCACCCCGGCTTGACGCGCATTTCAGGGCTGCTAATCTCAATTATTATGTCAATATGGAAGGGATTTACCCTGAACTTCTAGCCCTCAGGAATGATTTCAATCGAGATTGCAAAGTCCCAGTTTACAAAAAAGCCATTGATAAGAGTTTTGCCAAATGGGAAGCGATCGGACCGGGCAAGCCAGCGCCCGACTTTACGGGATTGACTTCCGATGGTAAAAAAGTATCGCTCAGCAGTCTGAAAGGAAAAGTTGTGTATGTGGATGTGTGGGCAACGTGGTGCGTACCGTGCCGGGAAGAGTTTCCCGACTCGAAAAAACTGGTCAAACAATTCGAAGGAAACGATCAGGTTGTATTTCTATATGTTTCCGTGGATCGCAATGTCAATGCATGGAAGAAACTTTTGAAAGACAGCAGCATTCCTGCCGGAACTCATATTAACGAGCAAACGGATCAGCCCGGTTCGCTTTGGGAGAAATATCATTTGTGGGGAATTCCGCGGTACATCCTGATCAATTCGGATGGTACCATGCTGGAAACACACGCCCCGCGGCCAAGTTCCGGCAAAGCGGCGGACCGGATCAAAAGTTACCTAAAACCGGCTTGA